One segment of Marvinbryantia formatexigens DSM 14469 DNA contains the following:
- a CDS encoding GNAT family N-acetyltransferase, with protein MKNSRKQWKGSSMLEIRTEKISEQRETENVVREAFWNVYTPGCVEPYLAHQMRGCAGFLPELDLVAAEDGKIIGQVMNVKSCISGDDGECFEVVTLGPIAVLPQYQKRGIGAGLIAEVKKLAGRMGCRAIILCGNPEYYAKQGFEPAERYGIRNAENMFADALQVYGLYEGALEGIAGKYFENEIYNVDADAAKKFDGSFLPKELLDNTPSQKAFLEIAGRCRPCEGK; from the coding sequence GTGAAAAACAGTAGAAAACAGTGGAAAGGGAGCAGTATGCTGGAGATAAGGACAGAAAAGATTTCTGAGCAGCGGGAAACAGAAAATGTAGTGCGGGAGGCTTTCTGGAATGTTTACACGCCGGGCTGCGTGGAGCCTTACCTGGCGCATCAGATGCGCGGCTGCGCGGGTTTTCTGCCGGAGCTGGATCTGGTCGCGGCAGAGGACGGGAAAATTATCGGACAGGTTATGAATGTAAAATCCTGCATTTCAGGGGATGATGGAGAATGCTTTGAGGTGGTCACGCTCGGCCCCATCGCAGTGCTGCCGCAGTATCAGAAAAGAGGCATCGGTGCAGGGCTGATAGCTGAGGTAAAAAAGCTTGCCGGGCGGATGGGCTGCCGGGCGATCATTCTCTGCGGCAATCCGGAATATTATGCAAAACAGGGCTTTGAGCCTGCGGAGCGCTACGGCATCCGCAACGCGGAAAATATGTTCGCGGATGCCCTGCAGGTATACGGCTTGTATGAGGGCGCGCTGGAGGGGATCGCCGGGAAATACTTTGAAAATGAAATATACAATGTCGACGCGGATGCGGCAAAGAAATTTGACGGAAGCTTTCTGCCGAAGGAGCTGCTGGATAACACCCCTTCGCAGAAAGCCTTTCTGGAAATCGCCGGACGCTGCCGCCCATGCGAGGGAAAATGA
- the hisA gene encoding phosphoribosylformimino-5-aminoimidazole carboxamide ribotide isomerase, giving the protein MRFRPCIDIHNGKVKQIVGGSLCDEGDRAEENFVSQADAAFYAEFYKKDNLRGGHIILLNPETSPYYDATREQALRALAAWRGGLQIGGGIRDDNAAFWLEHGASHVIVTSFVFRDGRLHYENLEKMMRAVGKEHLVLDLSCRKRDGQYYIVTDRWQKFTDVILTEQVLDDLSGYCDEFLIHAVDAEGKARGIETELAGLLGSWAKIPVTYAGGVGSFADIEALGRLGRGKIDVTIGSALDLFGGTMAYREVLAFLEATHG; this is encoded by the coding sequence ATGCGTTTTCGCCCATGTATCGATATTCATAACGGAAAGGTAAAACAGATTGTTGGCGGGTCGCTCTGCGACGAGGGGGACCGGGCAGAAGAGAATTTTGTATCGCAGGCGGACGCCGCGTTTTATGCGGAGTTCTATAAGAAAGACAACCTTCGCGGCGGTCATATTATATTACTGAATCCGGAGACGTCGCCGTATTATGACGCGACCAGGGAGCAGGCGCTGCGGGCGCTCGCTGCATGGCGTGGCGGGCTGCAGATAGGCGGCGGCATCCGGGACGATAACGCCGCCTTCTGGCTGGAGCACGGGGCGTCGCATGTGATTGTGACCAGCTTTGTGTTCAGAGACGGCAGGCTGCACTATGAAAATCTTGAAAAAATGATGCGTGCGGTGGGAAAAGAGCACCTTGTACTGGATTTAAGCTGCCGGAAGCGGGACGGGCAGTATTATATCGTGACAGATCGCTGGCAGAAGTTTACAGATGTGATTCTGACGGAACAGGTACTTGACGACCTATCCGGATACTGCGATGAATTTCTCATCCATGCCGTCGACGCGGAGGGCAAAGCGCGGGGCATTGAGACGGAGCTTGCCGGACTGCTGGGAAGCTGGGCGAAGATCCCGGTGACTTATGCGGGCGGCGTTGGAAGCTTTGCAGATATCGAGGCGCTTGGCCGTCTCGGACGCGGAAAAATCGACGTCACTATCGGAAGTGCGCTGGATTTGTTCGGGGGAACAATGGCGTACCGCGAGGTGCTGGCGTTTCTGGAGGCGACTCATGGCTAA
- the hpf gene encoding ribosome hibernation-promoting factor, HPF/YfiA family: MRFTISGKNIEITEGLRTTVMDKLGKLERYFTPDTEIIVTMSVEKERQKIEVTIPVKGNIIRSEQVSNDMYVSIDLVEEVIERQLRKYKNKLIAKHQEGSNFRREFIEKEETVEPEEVNIIRTKHFGIKPMYPEDACIQMELLGHNFFVFCNAETEEVNVVYKRKGNTYGLIEPEF; encoded by the coding sequence ATGAGATTTACTATCAGCGGAAAAAACATCGAGATTACGGAGGGGCTCCGGACCACTGTTATGGACAAGCTTGGCAAGCTGGAGAGATATTTTACTCCTGACACTGAAATCATCGTTACCATGAGTGTCGAAAAAGAGAGACAGAAAATTGAAGTCACGATTCCGGTAAAAGGCAATATTATCCGGTCGGAGCAGGTGAGCAACGATATGTACGTGTCGATTGACCTGGTGGAGGAGGTAATCGAGCGGCAGCTGCGCAAATATAAAAACAAATTAATCGCAAAGCACCAGGAGGGCAGCAACTTCCGGCGCGAGTTTATTGAAAAGGAAGAAACAGTTGAACCGGAAGAGGTGAACATCATCCGCACCAAGCACTTTGGCATCAAGCCGATGTATCCGGAAGATGCCTGCATCCAGATGGAACTGCTCGGACATAATTTCTTCGTATTCTGCAATGCGGAGACAGAGGAGGTAAATGTCGTATATAAGCGCAAGGGCAACACCTACGGGCTGATAGAACCGGAGTTTTAG
- a CDS encoding AAA family ATPase, whose amino-acid sequence MAKVNLPYGIDNFAKVRENNCYYIDKTGFIKELLDRTFDVNLITRPRRFGKTLMMSMLAEFFDIRKDTKKIFEGLEITKDTIFCEKWMNQWPVLFLTLKDVDGRTFRNAYGLLEQTISKLCIEHSYLETSPRADKTDKKVFLRLKNREADMTDVQCALDTLLRMLRAHYGKEVILLIDEYDVPLAKASDNDYYGDMLEVIRSLLGMTWKSDPNLKFAVITGCLWIAKESIFTGANNFISNSVSNKKYRDCFGFSEAEVTALLDAAELRDALPEMKKWYDGYNFGGKEIYCPWDVINHVDALLTDRTAKPENYWIDTSHNNIIRRFIDHPQINVNDKFETLLAGGVIQEPVREDLTYDIAHSTEDNLWSILYLTGYLTQVPPEKLPEGMQPEDGKVALRIPNEEVKSVFSGTIKKWFEEKIAAQDRTALFEAWWGGDAKKLTQEITDILFDTISYFDYKEDYYHAMVTGMFLGAGYAVKSNSEAGTGRADVIIKEQRRRRALVIEVKWSGKKENGNNLEKACADALEQIEKEQYKKNLELEGYKTVLCYGAAFRGKTCLIKVAD is encoded by the coding sequence ATGGCAAAAGTGAATCTGCCATATGGCATTGATAATTTTGCAAAGGTGCGGGAAAATAATTGCTACTATATCGATAAGACCGGATTCATTAAGGAACTTCTGGATCGGACATTCGATGTAAATTTAATTACCAGACCACGCCGCTTTGGAAAGACTCTTATGATGAGTATGCTGGCTGAATTTTTTGATATCCGGAAAGATACTAAAAAAATCTTTGAGGGCCTTGAGATCACAAAAGACACCATATTTTGCGAAAAATGGATGAACCAGTGGCCAGTTCTGTTTTTGACGCTGAAAGATGTGGATGGAAGAACATTTAGGAATGCGTATGGGCTGTTGGAACAAACCATCTCAAAACTTTGCATTGAGCACTCGTATCTGGAGACGAGTCCACGTGCAGACAAGACTGACAAAAAAGTCTTTCTGCGTTTAAAGAACCGGGAAGCAGATATGACAGACGTCCAGTGTGCATTAGACACACTGCTTCGTATGCTGAGAGCACATTATGGCAAAGAAGTGATTTTGCTCATTGATGAATATGACGTTCCGTTAGCAAAAGCCAGCGATAATGATTACTATGGTGATATGCTGGAGGTAATACGCAGTCTGCTTGGTATGACATGGAAGTCTGATCCGAACCTAAAGTTTGCTGTGATAACCGGATGCCTCTGGATCGCAAAGGAGAGTATCTTCACAGGAGCAAACAATTTCATCTCCAATTCGGTTTCCAATAAAAAATACCGGGATTGTTTTGGGTTTAGTGAAGCAGAAGTGACCGCATTGCTGGATGCTGCTGAATTACGGGATGCACTGCCTGAGATGAAAAAATGGTATGACGGATACAATTTCGGTGGCAAAGAAATATATTGCCCCTGGGATGTAATCAATCATGTAGATGCGCTGCTGACTGACCGGACTGCAAAGCCGGAAAACTACTGGATCGATACGAGCCACAACAATATTATCCGGCGTTTTATCGACCATCCGCAGATCAATGTCAACGACAAATTTGAGACCCTGCTCGCCGGAGGCGTAATCCAGGAGCCGGTCCGCGAGGACCTGACCTACGATATTGCCCATTCCACAGAGGATAACCTTTGGAGCATCCTGTATCTGACAGGATATCTGACACAGGTTCCGCCAGAGAAACTTCCGGAGGGAATGCAGCCGGAGGATGGAAAAGTGGCGCTGCGCATCCCAAATGAAGAAGTGAAATCTGTGTTCAGCGGTACAATAAAAAAGTGGTTCGAGGAAAAAATTGCAGCACAGGACCGCACTGCCCTGTTTGAAGCCTGGTGGGGCGGCGACGCAAAAAAGCTGACGCAGGAAATCACAGACATCCTGTTTGACACAATCAGTTACTTTGACTATAAAGAAGATTACTATCATGCGATGGTCACAGGTATGTTCCTGGGCGCGGGATATGCAGTGAAGTCAAATTCAGAAGCCGGAACCGGACGGGCGGATGTCATTATAAAAGAACAGCGGCGCAGGCGCGCGCTTGTGATTGAAGTGAAATGGTCTGGAAAAAAAGAAAACGGGAACAACCTGGAAAAGGCGTGTGCGGATGCGCTGGAGCAGATTGAAAAGGAGCAGTACAAGAAGAACCTTGAACTTGAAGGATATAAGACCGTGCTATGTTATGGCGCGGCATTCCGTGGAAAAACGTGTCTGATAAAGGTCGCGGATTAA
- the secA gene encoding preprotein translocase subunit SecA, which yields MSVFTKLFGTHSEHELKRIKPLVDKVEALRPTMQALSDEQLRAKTDEYKKRLAEGETLDDLLPEAFATVREAAKRAIGLEPYRVQIIGGIILHQGRIAEMRTGEGKTLVSTLPAYLNALEGKGVHIVTVNDYLAHRDAEWMGKVHEFLGLTVGCVLNDMDNDERRKMYNCDITYITNNELGFDYLRDNMVIYKEQLVQRGLHYAIIDEVDSVLIDEARTPLIISGQSGKSTKLYEVADILARQLQRGEASGEVTKMSAIMGEEITETGDFIVNEKDKIVTLTQQGVEKVEKFFQIENFSDAENLEIQHNVDLALRANYLMFRDQDYVVKDDQVMIVDEFTGRIMPGRRYSDGLHQAIEAKEHVKVKRESKTLATITFQNFFNKYDKKAGMTGTALTEEKEFRDIYGMDVIEIPTNKPVARVDLEDAVYMTKKEKYNAVVNAIEEAHKKGQPVLVGTITIDISELLSGMLKKRGIPHKVLNAKFHELEAEIVADAGVHGAVTIATNMAGRGTDIKLDDISRELGGLKIIGTERHESRRIDNQLRGRSGRQGDPGESRFYISLEDDLMRLFGSERLMGVFRSLGVEENEQIEHKMLSSSIEKAQEKIEGNNYGIRKNLLEYDQVNNEQREIIYAERRRVLDGENMRDAITKMIKDVIGRTVDQVIGDHQDSSEWDVNELNSILLPTIPLKPLKPEDVAKLSKKELKEQLVEQAQELYAEKEKLFPFPEEMRELERVIILKVIDRKWMDHIDDMDQLRQGIGLQAYGQKDPLVEYKMSGFEMFDEMTANIQLDTLRLLFHVRVEEKVEREEVAKVTGTNKDDTLARAPQKRAAEKVYPNDPCPCGSGKKYKQCCGRKK from the coding sequence ATGAGTGTTTTTACAAAGCTATTTGGAACCCACAGTGAGCACGAGCTGAAGCGGATCAAGCCGCTGGTGGACAAGGTGGAGGCGTTGCGCCCGACCATGCAGGCGCTGTCCGATGAGCAGCTCCGTGCGAAAACCGATGAGTATAAAAAGCGTCTGGCGGAGGGCGAGACGCTGGACGACCTGCTGCCGGAAGCATTTGCGACAGTGCGCGAGGCAGCGAAGCGCGCCATTGGTCTGGAGCCGTACCGCGTACAGATCATCGGCGGTATCATTCTGCACCAGGGGCGTATCGCCGAGATGCGTACCGGTGAAGGTAAGACGCTGGTATCCACGCTCCCGGCGTACCTGAACGCGCTGGAGGGCAAGGGCGTCCACATCGTTACGGTTAACGATTATCTGGCGCACCGCGATGCCGAGTGGATGGGCAAGGTACATGAATTTCTCGGTCTGACGGTCGGCTGTGTCTTAAACGACATGGACAACGACGAGCGCCGCAAAATGTATAACTGCGACATCACCTACATCACGAACAACGAGCTTGGCTTCGACTACCTGCGCGATAACATGGTCATCTACAAGGAGCAGCTTGTGCAGAGAGGTCTGCATTACGCCATCATCGACGAGGTCGATTCCGTACTGATCGATGAAGCGCGTACCCCGCTGATTATTTCCGGGCAGAGCGGAAAATCCACAAAGCTCTACGAGGTGGCGGACATTCTGGCGCGTCAGCTCCAGCGCGGCGAGGCGAGCGGCGAGGTCACAAAGATGTCGGCAATCATGGGCGAGGAAATCACCGAGACCGGCGACTTCATTGTCAATGAAAAAGATAAAATCGTTACCCTCACACAGCAGGGTGTGGAAAAGGTAGAGAAATTCTTCCAGATTGAAAACTTTTCCGATGCGGAGAACCTGGAGATCCAGCACAACGTCGATCTGGCGCTGCGCGCGAATTATCTGATGTTCCGCGACCAGGATTATGTGGTAAAGGACGACCAGGTTATGATCGTCGATGAATTTACCGGACGTATCATGCCGGGACGCCGCTACTCCGACGGTCTGCATCAGGCAATCGAGGCGAAGGAGCATGTGAAGGTAAAGCGTGAGAGCAAGACGCTTGCCACCATCACCTTCCAGAACTTCTTTAATAAATATGACAAGAAGGCGGGCATGACCGGTACGGCGCTCACCGAGGAAAAAGAGTTCCGTGACATCTACGGCATGGACGTTATCGAGATCCCGACCAACAAGCCAGTGGCGCGTGTGGATCTGGAAGACGCCGTTTACATGACGAAGAAGGAAAAATACAACGCGGTGGTCAATGCCATCGAGGAAGCCCACAAGAAGGGACAGCCGGTGTTGGTGGGCACCATCACGATCGATATATCCGAGCTGCTCTCCGGTATGCTGAAAAAGCGCGGCATTCCGCATAAGGTGCTGAACGCCAAGTTTCATGAGCTGGAGGCGGAAATCGTTGCCGATGCCGGCGTACACGGCGCAGTTACCATTGCCACCAACATGGCGGGGCGTGGTACCGATATCAAGCTGGATGACATATCCAGAGAGCTGGGCGGTCTGAAAATCATCGGTACGGAGCGTCACGAATCGCGGCGTATCGACAATCAGCTCCGCGGACGTTCCGGACGTCAGGGCGACCCCGGAGAATCCAGATTCTATATTTCGCTGGAGGATGACCTGATGCGTCTGTTCGGCTCCGAGCGTCTGATGGGCGTGTTCCGCTCCCTCGGCGTGGAGGAAAACGAGCAGATTGAGCATAAGATGCTGTCCTCCTCCATCGAGAAGGCGCAGGAGAAGATCGAGGGCAACAACTACGGTATCCGTAAAAACCTGCTGGAATATGACCAGGTAAACAACGAGCAGCGTGAGATTATCTATGCGGAGAGACGCCGCGTGCTGGACGGCGAGAACATGCGCGACGCCATCACGAAGATGATTAAAGACGTGATCGGACGCACGGTGGACCAGGTAATCGGCGACCACCAGGACAGCTCCGAATGGGATGTGAATGAGCTGAATTCTATCCTTCTGCCGACCATCCCGTTAAAGCCGCTGAAGCCGGAGGATGTCGCGAAGCTGAGCAAGAAGGAGCTGAAGGAGCAGCTTGTGGAGCAGGCGCAGGAGCTTTATGCGGAGAAAGAAAAGCTGTTCCCGTTTCCGGAGGAAATGCGTGAGCTGGAGCGCGTCATCATCCTGAAGGTAATCGACCGCAAGTGGATGGATCACATCGATGATATGGACCAGCTCCGTCAGGGTATCGGTCTGCAGGCTTACGGGCAGAAGGATCCGCTTGTGGAATATAAGATGAGCGGCTTTGAAATGTTTGATGAAATGACGGCGAACATCCAGCTCGATACGCTGCGTCTCCTGTTCCATGTCCGCGTGGAAGAGAAGGTGGAGCGCGAGGAAGTCGCAAAAGTGACCGGAACGAATAAGGACGATACGCTTGCGAGAGCGCCGCAGAAGCGCGCCGCGGAGAAGGTGTATCCGAACGACCCGTGTCCTTGCGGAAGCGGTAAGAAGTATAAACAGTGCTGCGGACGTAAAAAATAA
- the prfB gene encoding peptide chain release factor 2 (programmed frameshift) has product MVELDQFRYTLGTYKKPLLEVRDSLDLANKEKRIEELERKMEEPDFWDDPESSQESMKTLKALKDDVETYAVLKEQYEEIETLIEMAYEENDASLILEIQETLDSFIATFENIRIRTLLSGEYDKNDAIVTLHAGAGGTESCDWAGMLYRMYTRWADKKGYTVEVLDYLDGEEAGIKSVTFEVRGENAYGYLKSEKGVHRLVRISPFNAAGKRQTSFVSCDVMPDIEEDLDIEIREEDLRIDTYRSSGAGGQHINKTSSAVRITHLPTNIVVQCQNERSQFQNKDKAMQMLKAKLYLLKQQENAEKVSGIRGEVKEIGWGNQIRSYVMQPYTMVKDHRTNAETGNVDSVMDGNIDLFINAYLKWIALGTKQEEA; this is encoded by the exons ATGGTCGAATTAGATCAGTTCCGCTATACGCTTGGAACATACAAAAAACCATTACTGGAAGTGAGGGATTCACTT GACCTCGCTAACAAAGAGAAGCGGATTGAAGAATTAGAGCGGAAAATGGAGGAGCCCGATTTCTGGGACGACCCGGAGAGCTCGCAGGAATCCATGAAGACCCTGAAGGCATTAAAGGACGATGTGGAGACGTATGCCGTTTTAAAGGAGCAGTACGAGGAAATTGAGACGCTGATCGAGATGGCATACGAGGAGAACGATGCGTCGCTGATTCTGGAGATCCAGGAGACGCTGGATTCCTTTATCGCGACGTTTGAGAATATCCGCATCCGCACGCTGCTGTCCGGGGAATATGATAAAAATGACGCTATCGTGACGCTTCACGCGGGCGCGGGCGGCACGGAATCCTGCGACTGGGCGGGTATGCTGTACCGCATGTATACGCGCTGGGCGGATAAAAAGGGCTACACCGTGGAGGTGCTGGATTATCTGGACGGCGAGGAAGCGGGCATCAAATCCGTCACCTTTGAGGTGCGCGGGGAAAATGCCTACGGTTACCTGAAATCCGAGAAGGGCGTGCACCGTCTGGTGCGGATTTCGCCGTTCAACGCGGCGGGCAAGCGGCAGACCTCGTTTGTATCCTGCGATGTGATGCCGGATATAGAGGAGGATTTGGATATCGAAATCCGCGAGGAGGATCTGCGCATCGATACCTACCGCTCCAGCGGCGCCGGCGGACAGCACATTAACAAGACCTCTTCGGCAGTCCGCATCACCCATCTGCCTACGAATATCGTGGTGCAGTGCCAGAATGAGCGCTCGCAGTTCCAGAATAAGGACAAGGCGATGCAGATGCTGAAAGCAAAGCTCTATCTTCTGAAGCAGCAGGAGAATGCGGAGAAGGTTTCCGGTATCCGCGGAGAGGTGAAGGAGATTGGCTGGGGCAACCAGATCCGCTCCTATGTCATGCAGCCGTACACGATGGTCAAGGACCACCGCACTAATGCGGAGACCGGCAATGTGGACAGCGTCATGGACGGAAATATTGACCTGTTCATCAATGCGTATCTGAAGTGGATCGCGCTTGGAACAAAACAGGAGGAAGCATAA